A genomic region of bacterium contains the following coding sequences:
- the secA gene encoding preprotein translocase subunit SecA translates to MGTILKKVLGDPNARVLKQLQPLVDKINALEPQFEGLDAVGLRAQTDTFRQRLAGGEPLDALLPEAFACVREAARRTLGQRHFDVQLLGGIVLHRGSIAEMKTGEGKTLTATLAVYLNALASRGVHVVTVNDYLSRRDAAWMGRVFAALGVTTACISHQEAFLYDAEHHRAPQDDDHASVSAADTTEVFKVEHDFLRPITRAEAYAADITYGTNNEFGFDFLRDNMVMDRATMVQRGHPYAIVDEIDSILIDEARTPLIISAPAEESGEEYRTFAQFINTLQPDEHYAVDEKLRAATLTEEGIMAMERLLKVQNLYAEGTKLVHHLEQALRAAVVYQCDRDYVVQHGEVIIVDEFTGRLMHGRRYAEGLHQAIEAKEGVAIQRESQTLATITFQNYFRMYEKLAGMTGTAETEAEEFSKIYGLEVVVVPTNRPLVRADRTDRIYRTEDAKLRAVVEEVRAARERGQPVLLGTISIEKNEVLDGWLTRADIPHETLNAKQHEREGEIIAQAGHPGAVTLATNMAGRGVDIILGGNPPDRDAQHAVLEQGGLYVIGTERHESRRIDNQLRGRAGRQGDAGGSVFFVSLDDALMRIFGGERLKAVMTRLRVPDDVPIEHRVIGKQIEAAQRKVEHHHFDARKHLLEYDDVLNRHREVVYRKRRELLDAADVLPIVEVMIAGQAEQLVAAYTPSESSHTWDLDELQRQAAAVIPLAAIIAPRPEDEQAARAPTKLDAVIARHHLVEQILDGARRSIAELRSRVESEERFQSIARAIALRAIDQLWIEHLDAIEHLRKGIGLRGYGQRDPLVEYKRESYTLFTGLLAFIEHDTVRALFHVIPAAMQVESIFAHRGVSLSGAAKTMERGRDALHLAPEGAEERSDDAPRTVQPPKRLADAHVVDDTGATRIGRNDPCSCGSGKKYKKCHGA, encoded by the coding sequence ATGGGGACAATCCTCAAGAAAGTGCTCGGTGACCCCAATGCGCGGGTTCTCAAGCAACTTCAGCCGTTGGTGGATAAGATCAACGCCCTCGAACCGCAGTTCGAGGGTTTGGATGCTGTCGGTTTGCGTGCACAGACGGATACCTTTCGGCAGCGGCTTGCGGGAGGGGAACCGCTCGACGCGCTGCTTCCCGAGGCGTTCGCGTGCGTGCGTGAGGCGGCGAGGCGTACGCTCGGCCAGCGTCACTTTGACGTGCAGCTCCTCGGTGGTATCGTGCTCCATCGCGGCAGCATCGCGGAGATGAAGACGGGAGAAGGAAAGACGCTCACCGCGACGCTCGCCGTCTACCTCAACGCGCTCGCCAGCCGAGGCGTCCACGTCGTCACGGTGAACGACTACCTCTCACGGCGCGACGCAGCGTGGATGGGGCGGGTATTCGCGGCACTCGGTGTGACGACCGCATGCATCAGTCACCAGGAAGCGTTCCTCTACGATGCGGAGCACCATCGCGCACCACAGGATGATGACCATGCGTCCGTGAGCGCGGCGGACACGACGGAGGTGTTCAAGGTGGAGCACGACTTCCTCCGTCCGATCACGCGCGCGGAGGCCTACGCGGCGGACATCACGTACGGCACGAACAATGAGTTTGGGTTTGACTTCCTGCGCGACAACATGGTGATGGATCGCGCGACCATGGTGCAGCGCGGTCATCCGTACGCGATCGTGGACGAGATTGACTCCATCCTCATTGACGAGGCGCGCACGCCGCTCATTATTTCTGCACCGGCAGAGGAGTCCGGCGAGGAGTATCGCACGTTCGCGCAGTTCATCAATACACTGCAACCGGACGAGCATTACGCCGTGGACGAGAAACTTCGCGCCGCGACGCTCACGGAAGAGGGGATCATGGCCATGGAGCGGCTGCTCAAGGTGCAGAACCTCTACGCCGAAGGCACGAAGCTCGTCCACCACCTCGAGCAGGCACTCCGCGCGGCGGTGGTGTACCAGTGCGACCGCGACTACGTCGTCCAGCATGGCGAGGTCATCATCGTGGATGAGTTCACCGGTCGCCTCATGCATGGCCGTCGCTACGCCGAGGGGCTCCATCAGGCCATCGAGGCAAAGGAGGGTGTCGCAATCCAGCGCGAGTCGCAGACGCTCGCGACGATCACGTTCCAGAACTACTTCCGCATGTACGAGAAGCTCGCCGGCATGACCGGCACGGCCGAGACCGAGGCCGAGGAGTTCTCCAAGATCTACGGACTCGAGGTGGTGGTCGTGCCGACGAACCGTCCGCTCGTGCGCGCGGATCGCACCGACCGCATCTACCGCACCGAGGACGCAAAGCTCCGCGCGGTTGTGGAGGAAGTGCGCGCGGCGCGCGAGCGCGGCCAGCCGGTGCTCCTCGGGACAATCTCCATCGAGAAGAACGAAGTGCTCGATGGATGGCTCACGCGCGCCGACATCCCGCACGAGACGCTCAACGCGAAGCAGCATGAGCGTGAGGGAGAGATCATCGCGCAGGCAGGGCATCCGGGCGCGGTCACGCTCGCGACGAACATGGCCGGCCGCGGCGTGGACATCATCCTCGGCGGCAACCCGCCGGATCGCGACGCGCAGCACGCGGTACTCGAACAGGGCGGGCTCTACGTCATTGGCACCGAGCGGCACGAGTCCCGTCGCATTGACAACCAGCTCCGCGGCCGCGCAGGACGCCAGGGCGACGCGGGGGGATCGGTGTTCTTCGTTTCGCTCGACGACGCGCTCATGCGCATCTTTGGTGGTGAGCGGCTCAAGGCGGTGATGACGCGACTTCGCGTGCCGGATGACGTCCCCATCGAGCATCGCGTCATCGGAAAGCAGATCGAGGCGGCGCAGCGCAAGGTGGAGCACCACCACTTTGACGCGCGCAAGCACCTCCTTGAATACGATGACGTGCTCAACCGTCACCGCGAGGTCGTGTACCGCAAGCGGCGCGAGCTCCTCGACGCGGCGGATGTCCTGCCGATCGTGGAGGTGATGATCGCGGGGCAGGCCGAGCAGCTCGTGGCGGCGTACACACCGAGCGAGTCGTCACACACCTGGGACCTCGACGAACTCCAGCGGCAGGCAGCGGCAGTCATTCCGCTCGCGGCGATTATCGCACCACGCCCCGAGGATGAGCAGGCCGCACGCGCACCGACGAAGCTCGATGCCGTCATCGCGCGCCATCACCTCGTGGAGCAGATCCTCGACGGCGCGCGTCGCAGCATCGCCGAGCTCCGTTCGCGTGTGGAGAGCGAGGAACGGTTCCAGTCCATCGCGCGTGCGATCGCGCTCCGTGCGATTGACCAGCTCTGGATCGAGCACCTCGACGCGATTGAACACCTTCGGAAGGGGATCGGGCTGCGCGGCTACGGCCAGCGCGATCCGCTCGTCGAGTACAAGCGCGAGTCCTACACGCTCTTCACGGGACTCCTCGCGTTCATCGAGCACGACACCGTCCGCGCGCTCTTCCACGTCATCCCCGCCGCAATGCAGGTGGAGTCCATCTTTGCACATCGCGGTGTCTCGCTCTCCGGTGCGGCGAAGACCATGGAGCGGGGACGCGATGCCCTCCACCTCGCTCCCGAGGGAGCCGAGGAGCGCAGTGACGATGCCCCGCGCACGGTACAGCCCCCCAAGCGCCTCGCCGACGCGCACGTCGTTGATGACACCGGTGCCACCCGCATCGGCCGCAACGACCCCTGCTCCTGCGGGAGCGGCAAGAAGTACAAGAAGTGCCACGGGGCGTAG